In Pseudothermotoga hypogea DSM 11164 = NBRC 106472, the following are encoded in one genomic region:
- a CDS encoding tripartite tricarboxylate transporter permease has translation MQQFVQGFLQAIDPRAIIYLLVGTFSGLIIGTLPGLTATMAVAIITPLTFWLSPNEGLAMLIGVWNSAIFSGGISAILINTPGTPASIASTFDGFALTKKGMAGLALGINVVFSCVGGILGIVALIAVGFPLAKFALSFGPAEYFTLAIFGLSTMVAVSGKSILKGMIAGFLGFSIALIGLDPIFGSERFTFGRMELLGGISFIPVMIGLFGIGEVLSQIFTKSRTMSADARITTQLKRVVPTFKEVKDLTPVALLSSLIGIVIGVIPGAGADIAGLVAWDQSRRIAKRPEEYGKGSLEGLAASTTANNACLGGALTTMMALGLPGDAVTAILIGAFIIYGVQPGPIMFRDHANFVYMVITLMLLANVVFLAVGFFFSKILTKFLSLPQSFIWATIIILSLVGSYAINNSAFDLMIVFLSGVLGFIFRLLDVPLGPIVLALILGPMAEANMRRALILSGGSFTTFFTRPISLVLLILSAVSLLTSVLRKRKS, from the coding sequence GTGCAACAGTTCGTGCAGGGATTTTTACAGGCTATCGATCCACGGGCGATAATCTATCTGCTCGTGGGAACGTTCTCTGGCCTCATCATCGGAACTCTTCCGGGTTTGACGGCAACGATGGCGGTTGCTATAATCACCCCTCTAACTTTTTGGTTGTCACCCAACGAAGGACTCGCGATGCTCATCGGAGTGTGGAATTCCGCTATTTTCTCCGGTGGGATATCGGCCATCCTCATAAACACTCCAGGTACCCCCGCATCGATCGCGTCCACCTTCGATGGGTTCGCCTTGACGAAGAAAGGTATGGCTGGTCTCGCGCTCGGAATAAACGTCGTTTTCTCATGCGTCGGCGGAATATTGGGTATCGTTGCGCTGATCGCCGTTGGTTTTCCGCTCGCGAAGTTCGCGCTGTCCTTCGGACCCGCCGAGTACTTCACCCTCGCAATCTTTGGACTCTCAACGATGGTCGCTGTCTCCGGCAAGTCCATTTTGAAGGGAATGATAGCGGGATTTCTCGGATTCTCGATCGCCCTGATTGGACTCGATCCCATCTTCGGTTCGGAGAGGTTCACCTTTGGCAGGATGGAGCTTCTGGGTGGTATTTCTTTCATACCGGTCATGATAGGTCTGTTTGGAATCGGAGAAGTTCTGTCGCAAATTTTCACCAAGAGTCGGACCATGTCAGCAGACGCACGAATCACCACACAACTCAAAAGGGTGGTTCCGACCTTCAAAGAGGTGAAGGATTTGACGCCCGTGGCATTGCTGTCGTCCCTCATAGGTATAGTCATAGGTGTCATACCAGGTGCGGGAGCAGACATCGCAGGTTTGGTGGCGTGGGATCAGAGTAGGAGAATAGCGAAGAGACCCGAGGAGTACGGCAAAGGTTCGTTAGAAGGTTTGGCCGCATCGACGACAGCGAACAACGCTTGCCTTGGCGGAGCCTTGACAACAATGATGGCACTCGGTCTGCCCGGAGACGCCGTCACTGCGATTCTGATAGGCGCTTTCATAATCTACGGTGTGCAACCTGGACCGATCATGTTCCGAGACCACGCCAATTTCGTCTACATGGTCATAACGCTGATGTTGCTCGCCAACGTTGTTTTCCTCGCCGTTGGGTTCTTCTTTTCGAAAATTCTCACGAAGTTTCTCTCTTTACCTCAAAGCTTCATTTGGGCAACGATAATCATCTTATCGCTCGTTGGAAGTTACGCTATAAACAACAGCGCATTTGACCTCATGATCGTGTTTCTGTCAGGTGTGTTGGGATTCATTTTCAGATTGCTCGATGTGCCACTCGGTCCGATCGTTCTCGCGCTAATACTCGGTCCGATGGCAGAAGCTAACATGAGAAGAGCACTGATACTGAGTGGGGGCAGTTTCACCACTTTCTTCACCAGGCCGATCTCCTTGGTCTTGTTGATCCTCTCTGCGGTATCGTTGCTCACATCTGTGCTGAGGAAACGAAAATCGTGA
- a CDS encoding tripartite tricarboxylate transporter TctB family protein, translating to MGDLIFSLVSIAYSIYLLVESSKLPAGIATIPGPGFFPRLIASVILVLACLLLTFSLRRFFKKTTTPFPKGRWAQVSLVLITILLYVLLWGRCNFLLNTFLMLFSIHIVTGSKWYMGLIGSAVLSIGVFLLFGNVFHVLFF from the coding sequence ATGGGTGATTTGATTTTCTCGTTGGTTTCAATAGCGTACTCGATTTATCTGTTGGTTGAGTCTTCAAAGCTTCCAGCTGGTATAGCAACGATTCCAGGCCCGGGATTCTTCCCAAGGTTGATAGCTTCAGTGATTCTTGTTCTGGCCTGTTTGCTCTTGACTTTCAGTCTTCGGAGGTTCTTCAAGAAAACCACAACTCCCTTTCCCAAGGGAAGATGGGCTCAAGTCTCTCTGGTTCTGATCACGATCCTTTTGTACGTTCTGCTCTGGGGCAGATGTAATTTTTTGCTCAACACGTTCTTGATGTTGTTCTCGATCCACATCGTCACGGGATCGAAATGGTACATGGGTTTGATTGGCTCGGCGGTTTTGAGCATCGGTGTTTTTCTTCTGTTCGGCAATGTTTTTCACGTGCTTTTCTTCTGA
- a CDS encoding bifunctional 4-hydroxy-2-oxoglutarate aldolase/2-dehydro-3-deoxy-phosphogluconate aldolase — translation MLERLLDSKILIVVRGLNVREAMDLCEILLENDLRFVEVSFSEEDADKVLKALKTHFGGELFLGAGTVFDERNYQRAIAAGADYLLSPGLSSRVAELSRKDRVAYVPGVFTSTDVQNALELGLDVLKLYPADVNLLRSYRGPFPKVKFIPFGGVTDENVTRYFSSGAAAVGVGSYIANKKLLQERNFKELDDRIKKIKSLIGGSSGSEC, via the coding sequence TTGTTAGAGAGATTGCTCGACAGCAAAATCTTGATAGTCGTTCGTGGTTTGAACGTGAGAGAAGCGATGGACCTGTGTGAGATACTCTTGGAAAACGACCTTAGGTTCGTTGAGGTGAGCTTCTCCGAAGAGGACGCCGACAAAGTCCTGAAGGCGTTGAAAACACACTTTGGCGGCGAGCTCTTCCTCGGTGCAGGGACCGTGTTCGATGAAAGAAACTACCAAAGGGCGATCGCGGCGGGTGCTGATTACCTCTTGAGTCCAGGTTTGAGTTCAAGAGTGGCGGAGTTATCGAGAAAGGACCGTGTAGCGTACGTTCCGGGCGTTTTCACCTCCACCGATGTGCAGAACGCTCTGGAGTTGGGCCTCGATGTGCTCAAGTTGTATCCAGCCGACGTGAACCTGCTGCGATCCTATCGTGGACCTTTTCCGAAAGTGAAGTTCATCCCGTTCGGTGGTGTGACGGACGAAAACGTGACTCGATACTTCTCCAGTGGTGCAGCGGCCGTTGGCGTAGGTTCCTACATAGCAAACAAGAAGTTGCTACAAGAAAGAAACTTCAAAGAACTGGATGATCGAATAAAGAAGATCAAGAGTTTGATCGGTGGTTCGAGTGGATCTGAGTGTTGA
- a CDS encoding serpin family protein, which yields MKRSLSVVIVFLSLGVYFAMNAANSVNSFGLDLYRVLASKEGNIFFSPFSISTALAMTYLGADGNTALQMKRVLHFEDEGLHESFSELITSLNKPAEAYKLITANALWVQKNYPLLDSFLRDIERYYRAPVNIVDFVTDLDNSIRKVNEWIEEKTAGKIKNMLTRDDVDSLTRLILTNAIYFKGRWKIPFDEKLTKKDFFHVNETTKVEVDMMELTEKFEYYEDDQVQVLKLPYAESSLSMVIVLPRAGVELIELEKDLTKEKIEGWLKNLSETRVQVFLPRFKILERLSMKETLMKMGMVDPFTDRADFSKIDGTHMLKIQNVIHQAFVEVNEEGTEAAAATAVIMGIKMAMPVMPVIFRADRPFMFLIQEETSNTILFMGRLQKP from the coding sequence GTGAAGAGATCACTCTCTGTGGTGATCGTGTTTTTGTCACTCGGCGTATACTTCGCAATGAACGCAGCAAATTCTGTGAACTCGTTCGGTCTGGATCTCTACAGAGTGCTCGCGAGCAAGGAAGGAAACATCTTTTTCTCACCGTTCAGTATAAGTACCGCTCTGGCGATGACTTACCTCGGTGCGGATGGAAACACGGCTTTGCAGATGAAGCGAGTGTTGCACTTCGAAGACGAAGGCCTCCACGAAAGTTTTTCAGAATTGATCACTTCACTCAACAAACCAGCAGAAGCTTACAAACTGATCACAGCCAACGCGCTGTGGGTGCAGAAGAACTATCCACTGTTGGATTCTTTCCTCAGAGACATCGAAAGGTATTACAGAGCGCCTGTCAACATCGTCGATTTCGTGACCGATCTGGACAATTCAATTCGAAAGGTCAACGAATGGATTGAAGAAAAGACCGCGGGGAAGATCAAGAACATGCTCACGAGAGACGACGTCGACAGTCTCACCAGACTGATCCTGACCAACGCGATCTACTTCAAAGGCAGATGGAAAATACCGTTCGACGAGAAGTTGACGAAGAAGGATTTCTTCCATGTGAACGAAACTACAAAGGTCGAAGTGGACATGATGGAACTCACAGAGAAATTCGAATACTACGAAGATGACCAAGTTCAAGTTCTGAAACTTCCGTACGCAGAAAGCAGTCTTTCCATGGTCATCGTTCTGCCGAGAGCGGGTGTAGAGTTGATTGAGCTGGAAAAGGATCTAACGAAAGAAAAGATCGAAGGATGGCTGAAGAATCTCAGTGAAACAAGGGTTCAGGTGTTTTTGCCAAGGTTCAAGATTTTGGAACGTCTATCGATGAAGGAAACGCTCATGAAGATGGGCATGGTCGATCCGTTCACTGACAGGGCCGACTTTTCAAAGATCGATGGAACTCACATGTTGAAGATTCAGAACGTGATACACCAGGCCTTCGTGGAAGTCAACGAGGAAGGTACTGAAGCGGCAGCCGCAACCGCGGTGATCATGGGTATCAAGATGGCGATGCCAGTCATGCCGGTGATCTTCAGAGCCGATAGACCGTTCATGTTCTTGATTCAGGAAGAAACCAGCAACACCATACTCTTCATGGGCCGACTGCAGAAGCCGTGA
- a CDS encoding tripartite tricarboxylate transporter substrate binding protein, which yields MRRLLVFVSLVLATLLLAAYPDKPITFIIQAAPGGASDMVSRTITAIAQEILKVPINCTNITGAAGAIAMKRLQTSKPDGYTMGYVPVELSMVKALGYADFGPEDFDLLMRIMVIPAALTVRADSPWKTAQEFIEYVKTRPGTVTVGNSGPGSIWHIAALSLEKATGIKLVHVPFDGAAPAVAALLGGHITAVTVSPTEVKAGVESGQLRILAVMSDERTPLFPDVPTMKELGYDVSIAAWGGLALPKGVDPEVYKILADAFKKAYDSETFQKFLLDRGMTPAYLDGQKFKEFAVAQYNMFMELIPKALGK from the coding sequence ATGAGAAGGTTGCTCGTGTTCGTTTCGTTGGTTCTTGCGACTCTACTTCTCGCAGCTTATCCAGACAAGCCCATCACCTTCATCATCCAAGCGGCTCCCGGTGGGGCTTCGGACATGGTTTCGAGAACCATCACAGCCATCGCACAAGAGATACTCAAGGTTCCCATCAACTGCACCAACATCACAGGTGCTGCTGGTGCCATCGCGATGAAGAGACTTCAAACCAGCAAACCCGACGGTTACACCATGGGCTATGTGCCCGTCGAACTCTCGATGGTTAAGGCGCTGGGTTACGCAGACTTTGGTCCGGAAGATTTCGATCTGCTCATGAGAATAATGGTTATACCAGCCGCCCTCACAGTGAGAGCCGATTCACCTTGGAAAACTGCTCAAGAATTCATCGAGTATGTGAAAACTCGACCTGGCACGGTGACTGTGGGTAACTCGGGACCAGGTTCCATCTGGCACATCGCCGCGCTGAGCCTTGAAAAAGCTACGGGTATAAAACTCGTCCATGTCCCATTCGATGGTGCTGCCCCCGCGGTTGCTGCCCTTTTGGGAGGACACATCACAGCTGTGACGGTCAGCCCCACGGAGGTCAAAGCGGGTGTAGAATCAGGTCAACTCAGAATCTTGGCCGTGATGAGCGACGAGAGAACCCCTCTGTTCCCTGACGTACCAACGATGAAGGAGCTCGGTTACGATGTCTCGATCGCGGCGTGGGGAGGCTTGGCATTGCCCAAAGGTGTCGATCCAGAAGTTTACAAGATACTCGCAGATGCGTTCAAAAAGGCTTACGACAGTGAAACCTTCCAAAAGTTCCTGCTCGACAGGGGCATGACACCAGCCTACCTCGATGGACAAAAGTTCAAAGAATTCGCCGTAGCTCAGTACAACATGTTCATGGAACTCATACCGAAGGCGCTCGGAAAATGA